One window from the genome of Streptomyces sp. NBC_00708 encodes:
- a CDS encoding permease — translation MSEVQALSLFILREVLHYLPWFLVAIVLGIAVQRLSIDVVAKRSFANGRRGILGIAITTAIGAFSPFCSFTVIPLIRRFLIAGVPLSAVMSFWIASPAMDPEIYALSAAQLGFPVATARLVGALILSFGAGLIVLAMERRGRFTNPLREGTKDSAPAKACSQTAVEVSACSAVPSPAPASVGAGSAPGAGEPAQDGSAGTSSCEAAANAPDEDDGTPWRILVRRDIKNLNAVEILKEIVSDSLILGRWLLLAIVLEALIVRYVPGDVVSSILGTDGIFSVLLAGLISVPLYLNGVGAIPVVEGLMNQGMAAGAGVTFLLGGAITTIPAMVAVRSVVKGNVFAFYLGVGLVGSVGIGLAALPLL, via the coding sequence GTGAGCGAAGTGCAGGCCCTGAGCCTGTTCATACTGCGCGAGGTGCTGCACTACCTTCCGTGGTTTCTGGTAGCCATCGTTCTGGGCATCGCCGTTCAGCGGCTGTCCATCGACGTGGTCGCCAAGCGCAGTTTCGCGAACGGCCGCCGAGGGATCCTCGGCATCGCGATCACCACGGCCATCGGCGCCTTCAGTCCGTTCTGCTCCTTCACCGTCATTCCCCTCATCCGGCGCTTTCTGATCGCCGGGGTTCCCCTTTCGGCCGTGATGTCCTTCTGGATCGCCTCCCCTGCGATGGACCCCGAGATCTACGCGCTGTCGGCCGCCCAGCTCGGTTTTCCTGTGGCTACAGCACGTCTGGTCGGCGCGCTGATCCTCAGCTTCGGTGCGGGTCTGATCGTCCTGGCCATGGAGCGCCGGGGGCGTTTCACCAATCCGCTGCGCGAAGGCACCAAGGATTCGGCTCCTGCCAAGGCGTGCTCGCAGACGGCTGTCGAGGTCTCCGCGTGCTCGGCGGTGCCGTCTCCCGCCCCGGCCTCGGTCGGTGCGGGTTCCGCTCCCGGCGCCGGCGAGCCTGCGCAGGATGGCTCCGCCGGCACGAGCTCCTGCGAGGCCGCGGCAAATGCCCCCGACGAGGACGATGGCACTCCTTGGCGGATCCTGGTCAGGCGTGACATCAAGAATCTCAACGCAGTGGAGATCCTCAAGGAGATCGTCAGTGACTCGCTCATCCTGGGCCGATGGCTGCTGCTGGCCATCGTGCTGGAAGCGCTGATCGTCCGCTACGTGCCGGGTGATGTCGTCAGCTCCATCCTGGGAACGGACGGCATCTTCTCCGTCCTGCTGGCCGGACTGATCAGTGTTCCCCTCTACCTCAACGGCGTCGGAGCCATTCCGGTCGTCGAGGGCCTGATGAATCAGGGCATGGCGGCCGGCGCCGGCGTCACCTTCCTCCTGGGCGGTGCGATCACGACCATTCCCGCGATGGTCGCGGTCCGCAGCGTTGTGAAGGGCAACGTCTTCGCCTTCTACCTCGGCGTGGGCCTGGTGGGCAGCGTCGGCATCGGGCTGGCCGCCCTGCCGCTCCTGTAG
- a CDS encoding metalloregulator ArsR/SmtB family transcription factor has protein sequence MSEQKSQISDGIAACCPPITTAALSEPAAQTMSVMFKALSDPVRLRLFSRVASHPSGEACVCDIADVGVSQPTVSHHLKKLREAGLLTSERRGTWVYYRLAPGILGLLGTFLTDPEAASRPEVSPRAVR, from the coding sequence ATGTCTGAGCAGAAGTCGCAGATATCCGACGGCATAGCCGCCTGCTGCCCGCCCATCACCACGGCAGCACTGTCCGAACCGGCCGCTCAGACCATGTCGGTCATGTTCAAGGCCCTCTCCGACCCGGTGCGCCTGCGCCTGTTCTCCCGGGTTGCCTCGCACCCGAGCGGCGAGGCGTGTGTCTGCGACATAGCCGATGTCGGCGTCTCGCAGCCCACGGTCAGCCATCACCTCAAGAAGCTGCGTGAGGCGGGGCTGCTGACGTCCGAACGCCGAGGCACCTGGGTCTACTACCGGCTCGCGCCGGGCATCCTCGGTCTGCTCGGCACCTTTCTCACGGACCCGGAAGCCGCTTCCCGGCCCGAGGTGTCACCGAGAGCTGTTCGATAG
- a CDS encoding metalloregulator ArsR/SmtB family transcription factor: protein MTGTMNAQLIDRATAESYATWFKALSDPTRVQILNLLALAPGAMNVGEIVERVGVGQSTVSHHLKLLADVRFVLRERQGTSMLYSINVACVACFPSAADAVMGRPAASA, encoded by the coding sequence ATGACCGGCACAATGAACGCCCAGCTGATCGACCGAGCCACCGCCGAGTCCTATGCGACGTGGTTCAAAGCACTGTCCGACCCCACCCGCGTCCAGATCCTCAACCTGCTCGCACTCGCCCCCGGCGCCATGAACGTCGGCGAGATCGTCGAGCGGGTCGGTGTGGGCCAGTCCACGGTCTCCCACCACCTGAAACTCCTGGCCGACGTCCGCTTCGTGCTGCGCGAACGCCAGGGGACCTCCATGCTTTACTCGATCAACGTTGCCTGCGTCGCTTGTTTCCCCAGCGCTGCCGATGCCGTCATGGGCCGTCCTGCGGCCTCCGCCTGA
- a CDS encoding metalloregulator ArsR/SmtB family transcription factor encodes MMTSVDTELIRVLGDPLRLKIVTLLARETLCTTHLVEETGAKQTNLSNHLRVLREAGVVETEPCGRFTYYRLRPDVITHLADQFADLAASARTAAENKRACP; translated from the coding sequence ATGATGACGTCAGTCGATACTGAATTGATCAGGGTTCTGGGTGATCCGCTCAGGCTCAAGATCGTGACCCTGCTCGCCCGCGAGACCCTGTGCACCACCCACCTGGTGGAGGAGACGGGGGCGAAGCAGACGAACCTCTCCAACCACCTGCGGGTGCTACGGGAGGCGGGCGTGGTGGAGACGGAGCCCTGCGGCCGCTTCACCTACTACCGGCTGCGCCCCGACGTCATCACCCACCTCGCGGATCAGTTCGCCGATCTGGCGGCTTCCGCCCGTACTGCGGCTGAGAACAAGAGGGCATGCCCGTGA
- the arsB gene encoding ACR3 family arsenite efflux transporter, with amino-acid sequence MQQLSTLDRFLAVWILLAMALGLGLGRLIPGLNDALAKIEVGGISLPIALGLLVMMYPVLAKVRYDKLDTVTGDRTLMMSSLVINWIVGPAVMFALAWIFLPDLPEYRTGLIIVGLARCIAMVIIWNDLACGDREAAAVLVALNSVFQVFAFGLLGWFYLDLLPRWTDLGDGQGLDVSVRHIALNVIIFLGIPLLAGFLTRRIGEWKTGRENYEAKFLPKIGPWALYGLLFTIVILFALQGKTITSQPLDVVRIALPLLVYFAVMFFGTFLLGKGLGLAYDRTTTLAFTAAGNNFELAIAVAIATFGVTSGQALSGVVGPLIEVPVLIGLVYVALAWREKFAPSALATPERDA; translated from the coding sequence GTGCAGCAGCTCTCGACCCTCGACCGCTTCCTCGCCGTCTGGATCCTCCTGGCCATGGCCCTGGGGCTCGGCCTGGGGAGGCTCATTCCCGGCCTGAACGATGCGCTGGCGAAGATCGAGGTCGGCGGGATCTCGCTGCCGATCGCCCTGGGCCTGCTGGTCATGATGTATCCGGTGCTGGCCAAGGTCCGCTACGACAAGCTCGACACGGTCACCGGCGACCGCACACTGATGATGTCCTCGCTGGTCATCAACTGGATCGTCGGGCCCGCCGTCATGTTCGCCCTGGCGTGGATCTTCCTGCCCGACCTGCCCGAGTACCGCACGGGCCTGATCATCGTCGGCCTGGCCCGCTGCATCGCCATGGTCATCATCTGGAACGACCTCGCCTGCGGCGACCGCGAAGCCGCCGCCGTCCTCGTCGCCCTGAACTCGGTGTTCCAGGTGTTCGCATTCGGCCTGCTGGGCTGGTTCTACCTCGACCTGCTGCCGCGCTGGACGGACCTGGGCGACGGCCAGGGCCTGGATGTGTCCGTCCGGCACATCGCCCTGAACGTCATCATCTTCCTCGGCATCCCGCTGCTGGCAGGCTTCCTCACCCGCCGCATCGGCGAGTGGAAGACGGGCCGCGAGAACTACGAGGCGAAGTTCCTGCCGAAGATCGGCCCCTGGGCGCTGTACGGACTGCTGTTCACGATCGTCATCCTCTTTGCACTCCAGGGGAAGACCATCACCTCCCAGCCGCTGGACGTCGTACGGATCGCACTGCCGCTCCTGGTCTACTTCGCGGTCATGTTCTTCGGGACCTTCCTCCTGGGCAAGGGCCTCGGACTCGCGTACGACCGCACCACCACGCTCGCGTTCACCGCGGCGGGCAACAACTTCGAGCTGGCCATCGCCGTCGCCATTGCCACCTTCGGCGTCACCTCCGGGCAGGCGTTGTCGGGCGTCGTCGGCCCGCTCATCGAGGTCCCCGTCCTGATCGGCCTGGTGTACGTCGCGCTGGCCTGGCGCGAGAAGTTCGCCCCCTCAGCCCTCGCCACCCCGGAAAGGGACGCCTGA
- a CDS encoding exodeoxyribonuclease III, with amino-acid sequence MRIATWNVNSITARLPRLLAWLESSGTDVLCLQETKCTAEQFPAEALREAGYESAVNANGRWNGVALISRAGLSDIVTGLPDGPAYETAQEPRAISATCGPVRLWSVYVPNGREVAHEHYAYKLRWLEALRKAVTADAAGPAPFAVLGDFNVAPTDEDVWDPALFEGATHVTPAEREALAALRAEGLSDVMPRPLKYDRPYTFWDYRELRFPKNKGMRIDLVYGNDPFTAAVKDSYVDREERKGKGASDHAPVVVDLDL; translated from the coding sequence ATGCGCATCGCCACCTGGAACGTCAACTCGATCACCGCCCGTCTGCCGAGGCTGCTGGCCTGGCTGGAGAGCAGCGGCACAGACGTGCTGTGTCTCCAGGAGACCAAGTGCACCGCCGAGCAGTTCCCGGCCGAAGCGCTCCGCGAGGCCGGCTACGAGTCCGCGGTCAACGCCAACGGGCGGTGGAACGGGGTCGCGCTGATCTCCCGCGCCGGCCTGTCCGACATCGTGACGGGGCTGCCCGACGGCCCGGCCTACGAGACCGCGCAGGAGCCCCGCGCGATCAGCGCGACCTGCGGCCCGGTGCGGCTCTGGTCGGTGTACGTGCCCAACGGCCGCGAGGTCGCCCACGAGCACTACGCGTACAAGCTGCGATGGCTGGAGGCGCTGCGCAAGGCGGTGACCGCCGACGCCGCGGGACCGGCCCCGTTCGCCGTGCTCGGTGACTTCAACGTGGCCCCGACCGACGAGGACGTCTGGGACCCGGCCCTCTTCGAGGGGGCCACGCATGTCACGCCCGCCGAGCGGGAGGCCCTGGCGGCCCTGCGCGCCGAGGGCCTGTCCGATGTGATGCCGCGCCCCCTGAAGTACGACCGCCCGTACACCTTCTGGGACTACCGCGAGCTGCGCTTCCCGAAGAACAAGGGCATGCGGATCGACCTCGTCTACGGCAACGACCCGTTCACCGCCGCGGTGAAGGACAGCTACGTGGACCGCGAGGAGCGCAAGGGCAAGGGCGCGTCGGACCACGCCCCGGTGGTCGTCGACCTCGACCTCTGA
- a CDS encoding VOC family protein, with product MSRVQLALRVPDLQASIAFYSKLFATEPAKLRDGYANFAIAEPPLKLVLVQGNPDEDTRMDHLGIEVDTTEAVHAATARLQDQGLTTDVENDTTCCYALQDKVWVHGPGQEPWEVYVVKADADSMAKQKNSTCCADPAAVADPATPVRAGGCCP from the coding sequence ATGTCCCGAGTACAGCTCGCCCTACGCGTCCCCGACCTCCAAGCCTCAATCGCCTTCTACAGCAAGCTCTTCGCCACCGAACCGGCGAAACTGCGTGATGGCTACGCCAACTTCGCCATCGCCGAACCACCGCTCAAGCTTGTCCTCGTCCAAGGCAACCCTGATGAGGACACGCGCATGGACCACCTCGGCATCGAGGTCGACACCACGGAAGCAGTCCACGCCGCCACCGCCCGTCTCCAGGACCAAGGGCTGACGACCGACGTCGAGAACGACACCACCTGCTGCTACGCCCTCCAGGACAAGGTCTGGGTCCACGGCCCCGGCCAGGAACCGTGGGAGGTGTACGTCGTCAAGGCGGACGCCGACTCCATGGCCAAGCAGAAGAACAGCACCTGCTGCGCCGACCCGGCCGCCGTGGCCGACCCGGCCACTCCGGTCCGGGCCGGTGGCTGCTGCCCGTGA
- a CDS encoding MBL fold metallo-hydrolase — MSTQHAENSERPGPAALTLTKQSHSCIRLEKDGRTLVIDPGGFSERDAAIGAEAILVTHEHPDHFDEERLRAGMEADPAAEIWTLRSVAERLSAAFPGRVHTVGHGDTFSAAGIDIEVHGELHAVIHPDIPRVTNIGFLVDGQVFHPGDALTVPGRAVDTLMLPVMAPWNKISEVIDYVREVKPRRAIDIHDALLTDLARPIYDRQIGELGGSGHGRMTPGDSKAL; from the coding sequence ATGAGCACTCAGCACGCCGAGAACAGCGAGCGCCCCGGGCCGGCCGCGCTCACGCTGACCAAGCAGTCGCACTCCTGCATCCGCCTGGAGAAGGACGGGCGCACGCTCGTCATCGACCCGGGTGGATTCTCGGAGCGGGACGCCGCGATCGGCGCCGAGGCGATCCTCGTGACGCACGAGCACCCCGACCACTTCGACGAGGAACGGCTGCGGGCCGGTATGGAGGCCGACCCGGCCGCCGAGATCTGGACCCTGCGCAGCGTCGCGGAGCGGCTGAGCGCGGCCTTCCCGGGACGCGTGCACACGGTCGGCCACGGCGACACCTTCTCGGCCGCCGGCATCGACATCGAGGTGCACGGCGAACTGCACGCGGTGATCCACCCGGACATCCCGCGCGTCACCAACATCGGCTTCCTCGTGGACGGCCAGGTCTTCCACCCCGGCGACGCGCTCACCGTGCCCGGCCGGGCGGTCGACACGCTGATGCTCCCGGTGATGGCACCGTGGAACAAGATCTCCGAGGTCATCGACTACGTCCGCGAGGTGAAGCCGCGCCGCGCGATCGACATCCACGACGCGCTGCTCACCGACCTCGCCCGGCCGATCTACGACCGGCAGATCGGCGAGCTGGGCGGCTCCGGCCACGGCAGGATGACGCCGGGCGACTCGAAGGCCCTGTGA
- a CDS encoding S-methyl-5'-thioadenosine phosphorylase, producing MSTDTPGPQADIAVIGGSGFYSLLDGAQLVHIATPYGEPSDPIALGAVAGRQVAFLARHGTDHRHPPHRINYRANLWALRSLGVRQVLAPCAVGSLRPELGPGSIVIPDQLVDRTTSRVQTYLDEGAVHVPFADPYCPAGRTTVVKAAAGTGLPVHDGGVMVVIEGPRFSTRAESRWYASSGWSVVNMTGHPEAVLARELALCYTPIALVTDYDAGAQAGDGVSQDEVFRIFSENVEVLKGLVLEAIAQLDLTRPCSCAAVLDGITLPINLP from the coding sequence ATGAGCACCGACACTCCCGGCCCGCAGGCCGACATCGCTGTCATCGGAGGCAGCGGCTTCTACTCACTCCTTGACGGTGCGCAGCTCGTCCACATCGCCACCCCCTACGGGGAGCCCTCCGATCCGATAGCTCTGGGCGCGGTCGCCGGCCGGCAGGTCGCCTTCCTGGCCCGCCACGGCACCGACCACCGCCACCCGCCCCACCGCATCAACTACCGAGCGAACCTCTGGGCGTTGCGGTCACTGGGAGTACGCCAGGTTCTGGCACCTTGCGCCGTCGGGTCGCTGCGTCCGGAGCTCGGACCGGGCAGCATCGTCATTCCGGACCAACTCGTCGACCGAACCACCTCGCGCGTGCAGACCTATCTCGACGAAGGTGCGGTCCACGTGCCTTTCGCCGACCCCTACTGCCCTGCCGGCCGCACCACTGTGGTCAAGGCCGCCGCAGGCACCGGCCTCCCGGTCCACGACGGCGGCGTCATGGTGGTCATCGAAGGCCCCAGGTTCTCCACCCGGGCCGAATCCCGTTGGTACGCCTCGTCCGGCTGGTCCGTGGTCAACATGACCGGGCACCCCGAAGCCGTCCTGGCCCGCGAACTGGCCCTGTGCTACACCCCGATCGCACTGGTCACCGACTACGACGCGGGCGCACAGGCAGGCGACGGTGTCTCGCAGGACGAGGTCTTCCGCATCTTCAGCGAGAACGTCGAAGTGCTGAAGGGCCTGGTTCTTGAGGCCATCGCCCAGCTCGACCTCACGCGCCCCTGCAGCTGCGCGGCAGTACTCGACGGCATCACACTGCCCATCAATCTGCCCTGA
- a CDS encoding alpha/beta fold hydrolase, with protein MWEREWVSEKNVGTLQYRFDGPEDAPVLVIGPSLGTTWHMWDRQIPELTQHWRVFRYDLPGHGGAPARPATAVSELGDRLLATLDGVGVQRFGYVGCSIGGAIGADLALRHPHRVAALALVASSPRFGSADEFRQRGVIVRTNGLEPMARTAPERWFTPAFASAQPAIVEWAVQMVRTTDPGCYIAACEALAAFDIRTELGRIPVPTLVVVGAEDRVTGPGDARTLVAGIPDARLALVPGASHLAPVEQPGAVTDLLLTHFSTAWQDTQAAIPMPDSVPRLSAPVQPVAEIGTAESAPEAVAGGRPDPYTPGMRLRREVLGDAQVDGVMAAADDFTGDFQELVTRYAWGEVWSREGLDRRTRSTVTLTALVASGRLESLAAHTRAALRNGLTPAEIKEVLMQTAVYCGIPVASAAFTIAQSVIQAETTPPA; from the coding sequence ATGTGGGAGCGTGAGTGGGTGAGTGAGAAGAACGTTGGAACCCTGCAATACCGCTTCGACGGCCCCGAAGACGCCCCCGTCCTGGTGATCGGACCCTCCCTGGGCACCACCTGGCACATGTGGGACCGGCAGATACCCGAGCTCACCCAGCACTGGAGAGTCTTCCGCTACGACCTCCCCGGCCACGGCGGGGCGCCCGCCCGGCCCGCGACCGCCGTGTCGGAGCTGGGGGACCGGCTGCTGGCGACGCTCGACGGGGTCGGCGTCCAGCGGTTCGGTTACGTGGGGTGCTCGATCGGCGGGGCGATCGGGGCCGACCTCGCACTGCGCCACCCGCACCGGGTCGCGGCGCTCGCCCTGGTGGCGTCCTCGCCCCGGTTCGGCAGCGCGGACGAGTTCCGGCAGCGCGGGGTCATCGTCCGGACCAACGGACTCGAACCGATGGCGCGCACCGCCCCCGAGCGCTGGTTCACGCCCGCCTTCGCCTCGGCGCAGCCCGCCATCGTCGAGTGGGCCGTCCAGATGGTGCGGACCACCGACCCGGGGTGCTACATCGCCGCCTGCGAGGCCCTGGCGGCGTTCGACATCCGTACGGAACTGGGCCGCATCCCCGTGCCCACCCTCGTCGTGGTCGGCGCCGAGGACCGGGTGACGGGACCCGGTGACGCGCGCACCCTGGTCGCGGGGATACCGGACGCCCGGCTCGCGCTGGTGCCCGGCGCCTCGCACCTGGCACCCGTCGAGCAGCCCGGGGCGGTCACCGATCTCCTGCTCACCCACTTCTCCACCGCCTGGCAGGACACACAGGCGGCGATCCCGATGCCCGACTCCGTGCCCCGGCTCTCCGCCCCCGTGCAGCCCGTCGCCGAGATCGGCACGGCCGAGTCGGCCCCCGAGGCCGTGGCCGGCGGGCGCCCCGACCCGTACACGCCGGGCATGCGGCTGCGGCGCGAGGTGCTGGGCGACGCACAGGTGGACGGGGTGATGGCCGCCGCCGACGACTTCACCGGGGACTTCCAGGAGCTGGTCACCCGGTACGCCTGGGGCGAGGTGTGGAGCCGCGAGGGTCTCGACCGGCGCACCCGCAGCACCGTGACGCTCACCGCGCTGGTGGCTTCCGGGCGGCTGGAGAGCCTGGCCGCGCACACCAGGGCCGCCCTGCGCAACGGCCTCACCCCCGCGGAGATCAAGGAGGTGCTGATGCAGACGGCCGTGTACTGCGGGATACCGGTGGCGAGCGCCGCGTTCACGATCGCGCAGTCGGTGATTCAGGCGGAAACGACGCCACCGGCGTAG
- a CDS encoding GNAT family N-acetyltransferase: MRAGHAEQVLAVYQAGIDEGNATFETGAPTWAAFDKSKLLSHRLVALQADGTLLGWIAASAVSARPAYAGVVEHSVYVRPSARGRGVARSLLEAFITSTEAAGIWTVQAGVFPENTASLVLHERVGFRVIGTRERVGRLRGVWRDVQLIERRSPAVN; encoded by the coding sequence ATGCGTGCCGGCCACGCGGAGCAGGTCCTGGCGGTCTACCAGGCAGGCATCGACGAGGGCAACGCCACCTTCGAAACCGGCGCACCGACGTGGGCCGCGTTCGACAAGTCAAAGCTCCTCAGCCACCGCCTTGTCGCCCTGCAGGCGGACGGAACTCTCCTGGGGTGGATCGCTGCTTCAGCGGTATCCGCCCGCCCTGCGTACGCGGGCGTGGTCGAGCACTCCGTCTATGTCCGACCGTCGGCACGGGGACGCGGCGTGGCCCGGTCCTTGCTGGAAGCGTTCATCACCTCGACGGAGGCTGCGGGAATCTGGACTGTCCAGGCCGGAGTGTTCCCGGAGAACACCGCCAGCCTCGTCCTGCACGAGCGCGTCGGGTTCCGGGTCATCGGCACTCGTGAGCGGGTCGGGCGGCTGCGCGGAGTGTGGCGTGATGTACAGCTGATCGAACGCCGCAGTCCTGCCGTGAACTGA
- a CDS encoding arsenate reductase ArsC, with amino-acid sequence MSDKPSVLFVCVHNAGRSQMAAAWLSHLAGDRIEVRSAGSVPGAEVNPAAVEAMAEVGIDISDQTPKVLTVDAVQASDVCITMGCGDACPVFPGKRYLDWKLADPAGQGVAAVRPIRDEIKALIENLIEDLAPEPAA; translated from the coding sequence ATGTCCGACAAGCCTTCGGTGCTGTTCGTCTGTGTGCACAACGCCGGCCGTTCCCAGATGGCCGCCGCCTGGCTCAGTCACCTCGCGGGCGACCGCATCGAGGTCCGCTCCGCCGGCTCCGTACCGGGAGCGGAAGTCAACCCGGCCGCAGTCGAGGCGATGGCCGAAGTCGGCATCGACATCTCCGATCAGACGCCGAAGGTCCTCACTGTGGACGCCGTGCAGGCGTCGGACGTCTGCATCACGATGGGCTGCGGCGACGCCTGTCCCGTGTTCCCCGGTAAGCGCTACCTCGACTGGAAGCTCGCAGACCCCGCAGGCCAGGGCGTCGCAGCAGTCCGCCCCATTCGCGACGAGATCAAAGCCCTCATCGAAAACCTGATCGAGGATCTCGCCCCGGAGCCCGCGGCATGA
- a CDS encoding metalloregulator ArsR/SmtB family transcription factor, which translates to MSNSEVAELPVLGTGDVVPCCPPITAGELSQEDAERMAAMFKALADPVRLRLFSKVASHPGGEACVCDISDVGVSQPTVSHHLKKLRETGLLTSERRGTWVYYQVAPPVVAAMSAMLDLRT; encoded by the coding sequence ATGTCGAATTCAGAGGTTGCGGAGCTGCCGGTCCTCGGTACGGGTGACGTGGTGCCGTGCTGCCCGCCGATCACCGCGGGAGAGCTGTCGCAGGAGGACGCGGAGCGGATGGCCGCGATGTTCAAGGCACTGGCCGACCCGGTGCGGCTGCGCCTGTTCTCCAAGGTCGCCTCACACCCGGGCGGCGAGGCGTGCGTGTGCGACATCTCCGACGTCGGCGTCTCCCAGCCGACCGTGTCCCACCACCTGAAGAAGCTGCGCGAGACCGGCCTGCTGACCTCGGAGCGACGCGGGACCTGGGTCTACTATCAGGTCGCCCCGCCGGTCGTCGCCGCCATGTCCGCCATGCTCGACCTCCGCACCTGA
- a CDS encoding NAD(P)-binding domain-containing protein — translation MTTTEDLPVVVIGAGPAGLAAAAHLVERGIEPLVLEAGPTAATAVRGWSHVRLFSTWSELTDPAAEKLLAPTGWVRPAADTYPTGGDWAGQYLQPLADVLGERVRYGATVTGVSRLGRDRIVDADREQQPFTLRVTRGDGGEERILGRAVIDASGTWSTPAPIGADGLPALGEHAASARISYRVPDLKDPAVRARYAGRRTAVIGSGASAFTALAALADVARDEPGTHAVWILRRGISGSTFGGGSADQLPARGALGLAAKAAVDNGHADAVTGFRAEVIESADDGRPVLVGEDGRRLDPVDEVIVLTGLRPDLSFLSELRLALDERIQAPVELAPLIDPNQHSCGTVHPHGHRELSHPEQGLYLVGMKSYGRAPTFLALTGYEQVRSVTAALAGDTEAADRVELTLPETGVCGGAGLFDDPAAGHAGEGGCCAPAAPALVQIGTGIPLPVAALADTASGGCCGS, via the coding sequence ATGACCACCACTGAAGACCTCCCGGTCGTCGTCATCGGCGCCGGCCCCGCCGGCCTGGCGGCCGCCGCCCACCTGGTCGAACGCGGCATCGAACCCCTGGTCCTGGAGGCCGGCCCGACTGCCGCCACCGCGGTGCGCGGCTGGTCGCACGTGCGGCTGTTCTCGACCTGGAGCGAGCTGACGGACCCGGCCGCCGAGAAGCTCCTGGCGCCCACCGGCTGGGTCCGGCCCGCCGCGGACACCTACCCCACGGGCGGCGACTGGGCCGGGCAGTACCTCCAGCCGCTCGCCGACGTCCTCGGCGAGCGGGTCCGCTACGGCGCCACCGTCACCGGCGTCTCCCGCCTCGGCCGGGACCGGATCGTCGACGCGGACCGTGAGCAGCAGCCCTTCACCCTCCGGGTCACGCGTGGCGACGGTGGCGAGGAGCGGATCCTGGGGCGCGCCGTCATCGACGCGTCCGGTACCTGGTCCACCCCCGCCCCGATCGGTGCCGACGGCCTCCCCGCCCTGGGCGAGCACGCCGCCTCCGCCCGGATCTCCTACCGCGTCCCCGACCTCAAGGACCCGGCCGTCCGCGCCCGGTACGCCGGAAGGCGCACCGCCGTCATCGGCTCCGGGGCCTCCGCGTTCACCGCCCTGGCCGCCCTCGCCGACGTGGCGAGGGACGAACCAGGTACCCACGCGGTGTGGATCCTTCGCCGCGGCATCAGCGGCTCCACCTTCGGCGGCGGAAGCGCCGACCAGCTTCCCGCGCGCGGCGCGCTGGGCCTGGCCGCCAAGGCCGCCGTCGACAACGGCCACGCCGACGCCGTCACCGGCTTCCGTGCTGAAGTCATCGAGTCCGCCGACGACGGCCGCCCGGTCCTGGTCGGTGAGGACGGCCGTCGCCTCGACCCGGTGGACGAAGTCATCGTCCTGACAGGCCTGCGCCCCGACCTGTCCTTCCTGTCCGAGCTCCGCCTCGCCCTGGACGAGCGCATCCAGGCGCCGGTGGAGCTCGCCCCGCTCATCGACCCGAACCAGCACTCCTGCGGCACCGTCCACCCGCACGGCCACCGCGAGCTGTCCCACCCCGAGCAGGGCCTGTACCTCGTCGGCATGAAGTCCTACGGCCGTGCCCCGACCTTCCTGGCCCTGACCGGCTACGAACAGGTCCGCTCCGTCACCGCGGCCCTTGCCGGCGACACCGAGGCCGCCGACCGCGTCGAACTCACCCTTCCCGAGACCGGGGTCTGCGGCGGCGCCGGACTCTTCGACGACCCCGCCGCCGGGCATGCCGGCGAAGGCGGCTGCTGCGCACCGGCAGCCCCAGCGCTCGTACAGATCGGAACGGGAATCCCGCTCCCGGTCGCAGCCCTTGCCGACACGGCGTCCGGCGGGTGCTGCGGGTCTTGA
- a CDS encoding DUF6278 family protein, translated as MKIPFLDNWRKRHGGTREAGLAGVADADPDGVAELLAECELLRVRVGERGIELDDSPASLAALDQLPPRWRDDPEELPWLGNDAGLYLGTVLVRNVAGAHWHIWPSGQPVVRLASGREIDVVEAGLDWAISGSPELSQVYAESAEG; from the coding sequence ATGAAGATCCCCTTCTTGGACAACTGGCGTAAACGTCACGGCGGGACGCGGGAGGCGGGCCTCGCGGGCGTCGCCGACGCCGACCCGGACGGCGTGGCCGAGCTGCTCGCCGAGTGCGAGCTGCTCCGGGTCCGGGTGGGGGAGCGCGGGATCGAACTGGACGACAGCCCCGCCTCGTTGGCGGCCCTCGACCAGCTGCCGCCGCGCTGGCGCGACGACCCGGAGGAGCTGCCCTGGCTGGGCAACGACGCCGGGCTCTACCTGGGCACGGTCCTGGTGCGCAACGTCGCCGGGGCGCACTGGCACATCTGGCCGAGCGGCCAGCCCGTCGTGCGGCTCGCCTCCGGCCGTGAGATCGACGTCGTCGAGGCCGGACTGGACTGGGCGATCTCCGGCAGTCCCGAGCTGTCCCAGGTCTACGCGGAGTCCGCCGAGGGGTGA